The DNA region ACAAGTTCTGAAAAATAAGGgtttcaaatattaatttactTTAGTTTACGTTAATGTTGCTTTAGTTTAATTACTTATTTACTGGGTCTcaataataattagaaaaatataaaattaaagggACTTTAACTATTATTGCTTATATTCACTCTTGTGATTCTTGAACTTGGCTATTTTTTAGCAATTCTGAAAATACTTTTCCCTAATAAACATCTAATGatcaaaaattaagtttttttcatAGCAAATCATCAACTAACAACTCTAACTGACAGTATAAAAATGTCCATAACGCTCCTTAATCTTTTGGAGTATGTCAACTCCCCTACATTCTACTTGCAAgtaaagataaaaattaaacttttgaGTGGTGAAAATTAAATGTCGTATAagactaaaatgaaaatgaaattctTGTCACAAGTGAAAAGATAATATTCAACCATAAAATCTACCAATTGTTTTAAAAAAGTTGAATATATGTAACTGGACTTAAAACGTAACTTTTTTAGTTAGAATTGGTTGCTTGTTTTCCTCGTGatctattatatattattttaatttttaatatctctaatttcaTGTAATGACTAGTGgttaacacaacaatatattttCAGTTGAGAAAATAAATGCTCTCTccaatttttactaattatgtCATTTGATTTTACACTTTATCTAATGTACAACttctaattcaattttaaatttctttaatcaagcataattaacaattataaaaaattaatattaataaaattataagacaaatcaaacaaaatttcacttggcaaattttaatatctcaattaaaataatacaaattaaaaatagtcaataaatagtatcaaaaaattaaataggacaATTGGTGTGAACCGGAAAGTAATTTATGAAGTACTACTTCCTCTGTTCCGCTATTcgtgctacatttgactttttaggcaatttaatatattattttgattatttatatattaaattatacacatttaaaaattataaaaaatcatgaaaatatgcgGTTCGGCGATTCAGACAAGATGGCACGTGaccataatttttcttaaatattagtCACAATATATATTAAGCTTAAACGATAAATAACGTCAATAAGTGTtagcgagtatttcaaaacggagGAATTAATAAATAACTATAAACATGGGTCCCCCTCCCCTTCCAAAAGGATCATACTCTCCACTTGGAAGTAGAAAATCCCCCgtcttttctctctctttctctttacCTGTCCTCCCCGCGGACCAGCTGTCTTGCCGGCCATTGATCCATCAAATTTCTCTGACCGGTTTCAACGATCGCCATTGACGAACGAAAATGAGCTTCCAAGATATCAGGAATGGCGGAGGACGACCTGCTTCTTCTTCTCGTTCTTCAACTCAATCCCCATCGCAAGCCGTTGCTGCCGGCATTTTTCAGATCAACACCGCTATCTCTGCTTTCCGCCGTCTCGTTGAAGCCATAGGCACCTCCAAAGACACTCCTGATCACCGCCAAAAGCTGTCAGTTTTTCTTTTGCCTTGTGAATTATGGGGTTTTATGAATTGCTGTGGTAGATTAATGGttgttctttttaaaatttgttgatGATGTAGGCATAATACGAGGCAGCGTATATTGCAGTTGGTTAAGGACACTTCTGCCAAGCTTAAATCTCTAAGTGATTCTGATCATGCTGCTGATGTCTCTGTAATTCCTTTCTATCTTTTTGttgaattgttattttaattgaattgattgtaaatttatttgatGAATTTCTACAAAGATGCTTTgattttaaggttgtaattctgGTCTAAGACAAATATGTTACTTACATTGCTATCCAAGctgatttgattatttaattcttTGTGCTTGTACTTTTTCATCTTTATTTCGAAGTACCTCAGTTCTATTTCTTCTgatataacaacaaaaaatattttcattgcCTCAATACCATTATATGCTGTCACCTAGGCAGGGTTTTGGGGGTCGGATGTACTTAAGAATTTTGTTAGAGGTTGTGTCGATTGACCCTTGTATAAAACATCACATGATTTAACTGTAAAATTTTGGCTTCATCGAATAAAGAACATAATTCTAGTCCTCATAATCAAATAAACTAAGGTCTAAGGGTAAGGTTTAAGTGAAGGGATTTTGAAAAATGCGACCTATCTTTTTTGGGATGTATAAATGTGGAAATGTTGAATACACTTTTGGAAGTTATTCCCCTATTGACTATTGTGTTATAAATGGGACTTTTTATtgaagcttaattttttaaaattaagcttTAACAATTCCCTGGAATGTAAATGTTGTTTAATATGGCTACATGATGTAGCCAATGTGTGATCAAGCACTAAGAATGGATTGCTTTATCTCCTGTCCACTTGTACCCACAGTCAATTTTCTGTTTATTCTGATGTCTTGTTGAATAATTGTTGTTGAATTGTTGCCTATCTATGATCAGTATTCTTTTGAAATTTTCTATTTGTCATCATTTATTAGAAATTTTCCTTGTTCGGTGTGAATTCTGTcacttttgtttattatttattcttgGACCTCGGCGATGTGGAACCCTGTGCGATGTAGAAGTCCCTTTGTTTGATGTTCATGATCTTGTATAGTTTTATGTATTACTATGTACATCTTTTGTAATGTATTCTAAAGGAAACATATCTTTGAAGAGGTTTAagattattgtatttttttccAGCAAAGCAAAAAAATTGAAGACGCTAAACTTGCTAGAGATTTCCAAGCTACTTTACAAGAATTCCAGAAAGTTCAACAGCTTGCCTCTGAGCGTGAATCTACTTACATGCCTTCAGGGGCTCCTAATTCTGCTGTAGTCGAGTATGTTGGAGCACATTGTTTGTCTAACAATATTTCTTTGAATGGAATAtgcttttagtttttattatgtACTCCTATTAAATTCAAGTAAATGATAGTTTGCATTTTTCTGGATTCCAACAGCTCAACTGTCGAAGAAGGAAAACAAGATCTTGAGAGCCAACCTTTCTTGTTAGAGCAAAAGAGGTTAGACTTCAAAGATGTGATTGAATCTTGTCCAACTTACGTCATTATTGTCATTTCAGTTGTACAGGCAATATTGTGGtcgattttgtgatatttaggGTTGTATGAGGAATAGGACCCTTTATACGAGGTCTGAGTCTCTAATTATTTGATAGATGATGGAACATAGGAAAAGTTCCTAACCCCTACTCTGTTGGTGCAAAAATTGGAATGAGGTTTGGactaaattctattttttttctcttgatCCATTACATGAACTGATTTAGTGGTTGAGTGTTAAACTTACTAATTCTTGTATTGTACCATTGTCCTACTTGTGGAACTCTTTGTGAAATATATCTTTTGTTGATTGTTTAATGTGTTTTATGGAAGAACGGAGAGTTTGTAGGTTTGTTATCATCGTCATTGGGAATGAAATTTGATTGTGAGGAGGTTCATTCTTATATTATAATACATTCTACTAAAGCCATATTTGGTACCCTTTGAATAGTTGTTTGATTATGCTATGAAAGGTCAATCAAAATCAACCTCTGTGTTATTACAAGGGTGAGGTTGTGTACAACCAACCCCCTAAATCGTGCCTAAGTGGGAGCCACTAAATGGCAATAGGGTAGTGCACCATTGTTGGTGAGTATGAAAATTTTTGTATGCGAAGAAGAATGTTTTTTGCATGCGAAGAAGTATGTATTACTATGTACATCTTTTGTAATGCATTCTAAAGAGCTAAAGAGCTCATACTTAAATTGCCACTTGATTGAATTATAAGACAGTTTTACATGAGACCCTTGGTAATGGTTGATGAGCCATTTGGTTTACTATTGAGATGTAGTTAGTTGGCATCGCACAAAGGCTTTGAGAACTTCTAAGCATATCTTTTAGTATTCCTTTAACAAAGGAGAGCTTCTGGGCAAAATATAGCCTATAGGGATAAGATATCACTCGGTATGTTACAGTCTACACAtgtgatttataaattaaacttattttgttaatcataattatttgaatgttgatttaCTCAAATACTAAACGTAAGGATGCTTTTTAGAAGATGATCTTATTTTCTTATGTGTTTTCTTGAGCTGTCCGTATAAATATGTTATTTGTTCTTCCTGTTTCTTCTTTTATCATCTTTGCCCTCTAAAATATTTAGGATTGACAAACAAGATTTGTATGCTCCGtattttacttttaaacttGCTCAAACAGACAAAGTTTCCTGTTTCTTTTGTAAATGGATCCTATATACTTTTAATAATGAAGCTGTGATTTTTATTACGAAGATTCATGTATGTACAGGCAAGAATTGGTACTTTTGGATAATGAGATTTCCTTTAATGAAGCCATCATTGAGGAGAGAGAACAGGGGATTAAGGAGATCCAAAGCCAAATTGGGCAAGCTAATGAAATCTTCAAAGACCTTGCTGTTCTAGTGCATGAGCAGGGCGTTGTCATTGGTAAAATTCTATAGCCCACATGAATATGCTTTATCAGCTTTAGCAACTTCTACTTTGTATATCTGCGTGCAGATTTGCTTCATTCACCAATGCCCATGTTATTACTTATTTTGCATTTGCAGATGATATTCATTCTAATGTTGAGGCTTCTGCTGCTGTGACAACCCAAGCAAAACAGCAAATATCCAAGGCTTCTAAAAATGAAAGATCTGGTTCAACTTGGGTAACATTCTTAATTTCTTAGTGAAGTTTCACAAAGATCTTGTTCAAACGCTGCAAGTCCGGTTATTTCATAAAGATCTAGTTCAAACATTGTTAGGCTAATGTTTTCCTTCCTTGGAAAAACTTCTGTTGGAGGTTTAAAGAGCACTAGAATTTTTGGAAGTATTACTTTTTGACCTCATATGGTTAGATTCAATGTTGCTGAATTTAAAGGAGTCACTGCCATTGTGTCCATTATGGCATGCAGATTTAACTCAGGGTATCACTAGAATTGAAAGTAAAACAACTAGAAGGAGACATTCTACTTCCAACTTTCAACCATTTTAGTATTGTATCTTACTACTCCCTAAATCCCAAATTGGTTATTGACAAGGGATTGGGAATTGAAGGATTCTAGTGGTCTTTCTACCTCCACTGATACATGATTAATTGATTAGTACTTGTGTAGATGAATGTTGAaatacaactaaaaataaaacatctaaTCAGAAAACATAACAAGTTTGATTTGTAGTAATAAGCTCATTGAACATTTATGTAAAAAGAAGACAAGCTTGAGAACAGTTTCAATGAAAAATTTTCATCTGACTGCGGCTTAAAGTAAATAAATGAATGGAAAAGAAGAATTCATGTGGAGGGCCACTGGAACGGATGTATTGGTTTATGTGGTCAACCCCAatattttgggattaaggcttttgTTGTTATGTGTGTTGTTGCAGCTTATAGAAAAGTTATAATCACTCAAAATTTCACCTACATATTACTTATCagtttaagtaaaaataaattctaaCTATTGTGATTTATTCTACTTTAAACGTAAAACTCGCTTCAATTCCGTAGATTATCTATATTTCTAATTTGTGCTCTATTATGtctgaatattattttttatcattgttattattattggtaattattttattgtttaccTGTGACATTTGACAGTGTTGGTGGTTACTAGCCTTGTTtgcgatgattattattatcttctTGCTTATATTAATCATATAAGCTGCAATTGATGATTCTGAAGTTGATGCAAATGCCAGTGTTTTCTGGAGGCTGATGATTCTTTTCTCATTGATAATTTGAGGTTGTAGGAGcatttttctataaaatgtGTGTGCTTGTGTTATCGTGATGGCGTTTTCCGAGCTTTGCTTATTTGACATATTTATTCTCCATCAAGgtctatgtattttttttattttatttacataGGCATTTTCATCTTAGCTTGATTTTTTGAGTGAGTGGTGTAGTCCACTCCAATGTAAATTGGCTTGGCTATACCAGATCTTTGTGAGTGCATTTAGTGAGGTTTTGGCTTTATATTTGTCTGGTTGAGTTTTCTTTGTATTTCTTCTTCAACTAGTTTGTTTGAATGTAGTAATGTCAATGGCGATACAAAAGTGAGTTGTGTAATGTAATTGTTTGTAATCTCTGTTCGAAGCATAGGAAGCAACTCTTCTTTCTCGGGTTGTCGTTCTACGGAGAGCTAACTCCAATTTGAAAGTTAACATCCTCCTCATTTGATGTCGAAAGTAGAGAGAGGTAAGCTCATCCTAAAGTAGGCTAAAAGAGCAATCGCTCAAGACTCTGGCATGATCAGGGCCTAAAGTTATAACCCTTTTGCCTTTAGCTTCTAAACTAAAGAAGAGTTGAAGTTTGAAAATCTTAAATGCACAAGGACAAAAGGAAAGAAAGAACAACATTGAGAAAGCAGTCAATACCATCAATTTTGTGCTCTGTTATGCGATTTCACCTTTGATATATTTTGACTTTATcagttattaattattatccGGTTTTAAGTTGATATGTATGAGATTgtataattagcttatttttttaattaatcacgtCAAGATTCTACGTGATCGCTTTAAGACTTTATAAAGTTATAATTggtcatttgaagttataagtgatcaaattaagcttataaataattactttaatacTCTAAATGTACATTGAGTCAGCTTAATAGAGATATTCAACCTGCGAAACtgtctcatttgaaaatttatctaattaaaattttttactcTATTCAACCCTAACCGAAAAAAGTTAACAACGTGATACCTTTTGACATAAATGGGGACAgtgattgaaaatttgaaatgaataagattaattataaaaaaagcaCCAAATAAGAGTAAATTCAACTTATTTCTAAATGTAAGCGCCTAAATTCCAAACCTGAAGTATGGGTTTATTCGCacttactaattgcgaacaagtgatttgattcaaaaaaaaaagacaaagaagTTGTTTGCACTAATTAACTGCAAACAGGgttgttgatttatttttttaccaaaTCACCttttcgcagttagtaagtgcgaacacgTGTCCCTAAATACAGCAGCTTCTTTCTAAGTGCGAACAGAGGAGCCTGGTCAAACAGAGTCAACCTTATGTTCGCAGTTACAGGGAGTTGATCCTGTTTGACCAGGTTTTTCTCTGTTCGCACTTAGTAAGTGGGAACAGTTtggttgactttttttgaccaatttgTCGCtattcacagttactaacttgGATAGCACCGAACCTGAGCTCTGGAGctggaaataagttgattttgctcttattttatgcttttttataattaatcttatctatttcaaattttcacaatgATTCATCACTTAATTTATTTGAAGAAAAACAAATACTAACATATGTTTATCAATGTTTTAAGCCACTACTTATacgttttttttgttcttttcattttattttgcacagttttcaatgcAAAGTTTAAACTTTAAGATctttaaatacacataataaaatatacataataaaaaagcatacattaaaacgaatctaacgatatctcacatgaatatattttatttttaaaaaatgtgtcacaaaatttctctctccttaagatggaatattccaaatgagaagaacattagagaacggaAGAAGTACCATTTATAAgaagaataaaaacaataaaaaatttgtattcCTCCGAAGTTCTTTTAGTGATTCTTTTTCCAAAATATtgtaatttaggaaaataattcccactttaagtcaaagggaaaaataattccCTATCTACCATTCACGTCAGAcagatttttcaaaaaaaaaatattcatagcAAACCGCCATCCTAGATGGCGATTTGGTAATTTTACGAAAGATAGCAGTTTGCTTTattctataatttaaaaaaccaacaaaaatgcTGAAAATGTGGGGCGCAAATTTTAATCACACAACCTCAACTTAGCAACTTAAGTGCTAACTACTAAAGCAAAGGAACTTCTATAAAGAAATAATACCTACGCACTAATTTAACTTTGTAATTTGAAATGAGGTAAATCtcaaaattattcaaaattattaCACGAAGCAAAAAGAATTATACTAAAGCAAACCACCATCTCAGATGGCAGCTTGGTGTTTTCATAACCAACTAAAACCGCCACCTTAGATGGCGGTTTagtaatattgtaattttttttaaagtattgttttaaataaAACGCCAAGTGAGGTAGCGTTTTATA from Amaranthus tricolor cultivar Red isolate AtriRed21 chromosome 3, ASM2621246v1, whole genome shotgun sequence includes:
- the LOC130809176 gene encoding syntaxin-22-like encodes the protein MSFQDIRNGGGRPASSSRSSTQSPSQAVAAGIFQINTAISAFRRLVEAIGTSKDTPDHRQKLHNTRQRILQLVKDTSAKLKSLSDSDHAADVSQSKKIEDAKLARDFQATLQEFQKVQQLASERESTYMPSGAPNSAVVDSTVEEGKQDLESQPFLLEQKRQELVLLDNEISFNEAIIEEREQGIKEIQSQIGQANEIFKDLAVLVHEQGVVIDDIHSNVEASAAVTTQAKQQISKASKNERSGSTWCWWLLALFAMIIIIFLLILII